A single genomic interval of Polaribacter vadi harbors:
- a CDS encoding DUF6588 family protein, with protein MKKGILFFIGMFVFAFNTKAQDGFEGYLLAGDNDRTQLIEAYINPAMKGLINGTNSGWYHTAKVHKTLGFDVTIFANGSTAPSEDQLFSLSGLTSINQPTGNLNGVATVAGSENTRQSATVNYTQNGILYSTTFNTPGGIDEDLPLGVFPSAGVQVNVGLPASFEGSVRYIPTVDFDGVEAGLFGIGIKKEITSWFGPLDKLPLHVALMATYTNVTADYEIESGGNISTNNGLAAFKLNSYSFHAIGSLNFPIINVYGGVGYGTGNSSLTMSGDYTLNYGLQTRTISDPIDSDFDASSFRTTAGIRLSLGFFKFFADYTLQEYNTVNAGVAFSFR; from the coding sequence ATGAAAAAAGGAATTTTATTTTTTATAGGCATGTTTGTTTTTGCCTTTAACACAAAAGCTCAAGATGGTTTTGAAGGGTATTTACTTGCTGGCGATAATGATAGAACTCAGTTAATTGAAGCCTATATAAACCCAGCTATGAAAGGTTTAATTAATGGAACAAATAGTGGTTGGTATCATACAGCAAAAGTTCATAAAACACTTGGATTTGATGTTACTATTTTTGCAAATGGATCTACAGCACCAAGTGAAGATCAATTATTTTCTTTATCGGGTTTAACATCTATAAATCAACCTACAGGAAATTTAAATGGTGTAGCAACTGTAGCTGGTTCAGAAAATACGAGACAGTCTGCTACAGTTAATTATACGCAAAATGGCATACTATATTCTACTACTTTTAATACACCTGGAGGTATAGATGAAGATTTACCATTAGGTGTTTTTCCATCTGCAGGTGTTCAAGTAAATGTTGGTTTGCCTGCTAGTTTTGAAGGTAGTGTTAGATATATACCTACTGTAGATTTTGATGGAGTTGAAGCAGGTCTTTTTGGAATCGGAATTAAAAAAGAAATTACAAGTTGGTTTGGTCCTTTAGATAAACTACCACTTCATGTTGCTTTAATGGCAACTTATACTAACGTAACTGCAGATTATGAAATAGAAAGTGGAGGAAATATTTCTACAAATAATGGCTTAGCAGCATTTAAATTAAATTCATATTCATTCCATGCAATTGGCTCTTTAAACTTTCCAATAATTAATGTTTATGGAGGTGTTGGATATGGTACAGGAAACTCATCTTTAACAATGTCTGGAGATTACACTTTAAATTATGGATTGCAAACAAGAACAATATCAGATCCAATAGATTCTGATTTTGATGCAAGCAGTTTTAGAACAACTGCAGGTATAAGATTAAGTCTTGGATTTTTTAAATTTTTCGCAGATTATACTTTACAAGAATATAACACAGTTAATGCAGGTGTTGCGTTTAGCTTTAGATAA
- the mdh gene encoding malate dehydrogenase, with protein sequence MKVTVVGAGAVGASCAEYIAIKNFAAEVVLLDIKEGYAEGKAMDLMQTASLNGFDTKITGSTNDYAKTANSDVCVITSGIPRKPGMTREELIGINAGIVKTVSANLIEHSPETIIIVVSNPMDTMTYLVHKTTGLAKNKIIGMGGALDSARFKYRLAEALDAPISDVDGMVIGGHSDKGMVPLTRLATRNSVPVSEFISEDRLTQVMEDTKVGGATLTGLLGTSAWYAPGAAVSGMVQAIACDTKKIFPCSTLLEGEYGLNDLCIGVPVVLGKNGIESIVEINLSDAEKAHLSSSAEGVKATNGLLEL encoded by the coding sequence ATGAAAGTTACAGTAGTTGGTGCAGGAGCAGTTGGAGCAAGTTGTGCAGAATACATTGCTATTAAAAATTTTGCTGCAGAAGTTGTGTTGTTAGACATTAAAGAAGGTTATGCAGAAGGAAAAGCAATGGACTTAATGCAAACAGCTTCTTTAAATGGTTTTGATACAAAAATAACAGGAAGTACAAATGATTATGCTAAAACAGCAAATTCAGATGTTTGTGTAATTACTTCAGGTATTCCTAGAAAACCAGGAATGACTCGTGAAGAATTAATTGGAATTAATGCAGGAATTGTAAAAACAGTTTCAGCAAATTTAATTGAGCACTCTCCAGAAACTATTATTATTGTAGTTTCAAATCCTATGGATACTATGACATATTTAGTGCATAAAACTACAGGATTAGCTAAAAATAAAATTATTGGAATGGGTGGAGCATTAGATTCTGCACGTTTTAAATACAGATTAGCAGAAGCATTAGATGCACCAATTTCTGATGTTGATGGAATGGTAATTGGTGGTCATTCAGATAAAGGTATGGTTCCTTTAACTAGATTGGCAACAAGAAATTCTGTGCCAGTTTCAGAATTTATTTCAGAAGATAGATTAACGCAAGTTATGGAAGATACCAAAGTTGGTGGAGCAACCTTAACTGGTTTGTTAGGAACTTCTGCTTGGTATGCTCCTGGAGCAGCAGTAAGTGGAATGGTTCAGGCAATTGCTTGCGATACTAAAAAGATTTTCCCTTGTTCTACTTTATTAGAAGGTGAATATGGTTTAAACGATTTATGTATTGGAGTTCCTGTTGTTTTAGGTAAAAACGGAATTGAAAGCATCGTAGAAATTAATTTGTCTGATGCTGAAAAAGCACATTTATCATCTTCTGCAGAAGGTGTAAAAGCAACAAATGGCTTATTAGAATTATAA
- the recQ gene encoding DNA helicase RecQ: MINQTHTILKNTFGYDNFRPLQEEIINRTIEGKDSFVLMPTGGGKSMCFQIPALIFDGITIVVSPLISLMKDQVQALKSNGIKADFFNSSISAEEENNVITKAINGDLQLLYLSPEKLISVSNTWLKQLNIKLVAIDEAHCVSMWGHDFRPEYTQLKIFRNSLPNVPFMALTATADKSARKDIEAQLGLKKSKLFISSFDRKNLSIEVRGQVQKRKKLQEIANFIERRKNESGIIYCLSRKNTEEVASYLKQEGHSVAFYHAGMDNEERENTQTDFINDETKIIVATIAFGMGIDKSNVRFVIHYNLPKNLEGYYQEIGRAGRDGLPSETVLYFNMRDFVLYSQFADQGANVVMQKEKLSRMLQFAEAKSCRRKILLSYFGEHLSENCGNCDVCENPPKGFDGTILSQKALSGIVRMGEKDGITMLINVLRGSNNADIHEKNYATLKTYGVGKDVSFFDWRDYVIQMANQGLIEIMYAESSALKITSIGWQVLKGDKKIRLTTPVAPADKKKIQKTIKIATEGEVNKDVFTELKKIRYAIAKEENMPAYIVFSDKTLKLMASVLPTTENEFLSISGVGMNKMEKYGTEFMDVIRKFKAVAKPRKVPTTNKTFSYYKEGLSPAEIAEKRSLSITTIFSHLSQLYAEGKDINLKKYVTNEIIDKVRVVFNQFNQKNELKPIYEKLNEEVSYSQIRMSITLILKNE; the protein is encoded by the coding sequence GTGATAAATCAAACACATACTATTTTAAAAAACACCTTCGGATATGATAATTTTCGTCCTTTGCAAGAGGAAATTATCAACAGAACCATAGAAGGAAAAGATAGTTTTGTATTGATGCCAACTGGAGGAGGAAAATCGATGTGTTTTCAAATTCCTGCTTTAATTTTTGATGGAATTACCATCGTAGTTTCTCCATTAATTTCGTTGATGAAAGATCAGGTTCAGGCTCTAAAATCAAATGGAATCAAAGCCGATTTTTTTAATAGTTCTATTTCTGCAGAAGAAGAAAATAACGTTATTACCAAAGCAATAAATGGCGATTTGCAACTCTTGTATTTATCCCCAGAAAAATTAATTTCTGTTAGCAATACTTGGCTAAAACAACTCAACATAAAATTAGTTGCCATTGATGAAGCACATTGTGTAAGTATGTGGGGTCATGATTTTAGGCCTGAATATACGCAACTAAAAATCTTTAGAAATTCGTTGCCAAATGTGCCTTTTATGGCGTTGACAGCGACTGCAGATAAATCTGCCAGAAAAGATATTGAGGCGCAATTAGGCTTGAAAAAATCAAAACTATTTATTTCTTCCTTTGATAGAAAAAACTTGAGTATTGAAGTTCGTGGACAAGTTCAAAAAAGAAAAAAACTGCAAGAAATCGCTAATTTTATAGAAAGGCGAAAGAATGAAAGTGGTATTATTTATTGCCTAAGCAGAAAAAATACGGAAGAAGTTGCTAGTTATTTAAAACAAGAAGGGCATTCTGTTGCATTTTATCACGCAGGAATGGATAATGAAGAAAGGGAAAATACGCAAACCGATTTTATAAATGATGAGACAAAAATAATTGTAGCTACAATTGCTTTTGGAATGGGCATTGACAAATCGAACGTGCGTTTTGTAATTCATTATAATTTACCAAAAAATTTAGAAGGATATTACCAAGAAATAGGAAGAGCAGGTAGAGATGGTTTGCCATCAGAAACTGTACTTTATTTTAATATGAGAGATTTTGTTTTGTATAGTCAGTTTGCAGATCAAGGAGCAAATGTTGTGATGCAAAAGGAAAAACTGAGTAGAATGTTGCAGTTTGCAGAAGCAAAATCTTGTAGAAGAAAAATTCTATTATCCTATTTTGGAGAACATTTATCAGAAAATTGTGGCAATTGTGATGTTTGCGAAAATCCACCAAAAGGTTTTGATGGCACAATTTTATCGCAAAAAGCACTTTCTGGAATTGTAAGAATGGGCGAAAAAGACGGAATTACAATGTTAATTAATGTTTTACGAGGAAGTAATAATGCAGATATTCATGAGAAAAATTATGCAACTTTAAAAACTTATGGAGTAGGTAAGGATGTTAGTTTTTTCGATTGGCGAGATTATGTAATTCAAATGGCAAACCAAGGTTTAATTGAAATAATGTATGCTGAAAGTTCGGCTTTAAAAATAACATCCATTGGTTGGCAAGTTTTAAAAGGCGATAAAAAAATACGTTTAACAACACCTGTGGCACCTGCTGATAAAAAGAAAATACAAAAAACGATAAAAATTGCAACTGAAGGTGAAGTAAATAAGGACGTATTTACGGAACTTAAAAAAATAAGATATGCCATTGCAAAAGAAGAAAATATGCCTGCATATATTGTTTTTAGTGATAAAACTTTAAAATTAATGGCAAGTGTATTGCCAACAACAGAAAACGAATTTTTATCAATCTCTGGAGTTGGAATGAACAAAATGGAAAAATATGGAACTGAATTTATGGACGTAATTCGTAAATTTAAAGCTGTTGCCAAACCAAGAAAAGTACCAACAACAAATAAAACATTTAGTTACTATAAAGAAGGATTGAGTCCTGCAGAAATTGCAGAAAAAAGAAGTTTGTCAATTACAACTATTTTTTCTCATTTATCTCAATTATATGCTGAGGGAAAAGACATCAATTTAAAAAAATATGTAACCAATGAAATTATAGATAAAGTGCGTGTTGTTTTCAATCAATTTAATCAAAAAAATGAACTAAAACCAATTTACGAAAAACTAAATGAAGAGGTTTCTTACAGTCAAATAAGAATGAGTATCACTTTAATTTTAAAAAACGAGTAA